The Culex pipiens pallens isolate TS chromosome 2, TS_CPP_V2, whole genome shotgun sequence DNA window CTATGGAAAATCTCTGAGTTTTAGTTTTCCcataaccctctactgcccaatatttttttgattttttttaatttttcccgtgttcaggaggtcattttgaggaacttttgttctacgaaaaacggtacttctcttgttttatgtttttttgcttgtttaatttttagtattttaatttgcatttatcttgtttagtttatgtttgtttttggtagtatttggcctactctaccatctcctatcattacagtttgcctttctattttttcatgtttttacagtaactttttcaattttttgtttgtttttcacatattctgctataaaatggcaccattatcattgaaattctaaaaaaaacgcgtagaggcatagtctgggacactacaaaaattactgcatacatcttaaaatttagaaaatgttaGTCAAAACAGGTAAAAACagagccaaagttgacccctaaaaatataacatttttaaaaaactttggcaaaattacataaaacaAACTTCTAACCcaataattttcttaaattttaagagttctctttccaatgctttttaaagatcaaaaatctggttgaaaatttttggcgattttttagatctaaACCCGTCTAAGggtgggttgtagagggttaaaatatattttttccggcgatataattattataaaatttattttcctttcAGAAACCCGGTGGCACAGAGCACGGACGGTTCGCGGGGCAAAATCGGCTTCCAGCACGGGAGACACGCGTGGGAGGTGAGGTGGGAGGGCCCACTGGGGACGGTCGCCGTGGTCGGAATCGCCACCAAGGACGCCGCCATCCAATGCCACGGGTACTATGCTTTACTAGGTGAGTGATTttgttttgggtgttttttttttgaaaatacatttaaatttgaaatttcctcTTCTAGGGGCGGACGACCAAAGCTGGGGCTGGAACCTGGTGGACAACCTGCTGCTGCACAATGGTGACGCGCACGGGATTTACCCGCTGCTAAACAACGCGCCAAAGTACAAGGTCGGCGAACGGATTCGGGTTATTCTGGACTGCGACGACAACACGCTGTCGTTCGAAAAGAACTACGAGTTTTTGGGAGTGGCGTTTACGGGTGAgtttttgacgtagactacgtctttgtcgaaggtactggggtgccattccaaaaaacccggccgaaggccctggaatactgcgtcatccgtcaaacgcttatatcttccttccctctaatcgaatcgacacgatttatgttccattcgattcgaaaattattcagcaatttgctataaaactttcattgttggcaaaatagtttaactattgaaacaattgaatgttttaaaatgttttcaaaatgcagagattttgcaagcaaaatgagcgcttcccactcacggacgggaatgtcaagtacctattttgaggggaaaatcatccgagcaacgcgaccgagtgtcggtcgcgaaaaaggaggggaagtagcggctCGAAATCATTTATAACaacgcgcgccagagcccattccatcattcacgtctcagacgtcggaccggcagcagcagcagcaggaaagctcagcccagagcagcagcagcagcaggagagagaccagagcagcagcagcaggagagagggaccagaactggaaaagaagtgcgcatcgccttctcgtcgtcaccttcagccagttgcctctcggtggccggaccgtttggatctttcgtggtagggggtgaagacttcccaactcttcggagttgcctcactccccgtctctcgtcccacccgggacgaggcatcaacaagatgaggcgcgcgcctgctgccttccgccgaaaagcctctcgtgggtcaagccttggttgtgaaacaatcaggacatccaactagctcgtcgcattcgcggcgagcgcttctgaaagatTTACGTCTCATCCAATTCTAAAGCGTTGAAagcacccgggacgaggcagcgaactaatttgaatttaaatttcaggaactaattttggtcttcgggggcgacggaatgcacagctttctgaggctgctctcgcccccaacccctctccctccccctcattctgctaccaaacattcattcggttcgcgaaaaaatcgtttttcgttcttctctttccTTCCT harbors:
- the LOC120431568 gene encoding F-box/SPRY domain-containing protein 1-like; translated protein: MDDDLTEYAPDIPDNVLELIFSYLKLQDLRNCALVCKSWHRFLSDENNEVWRAQCMQKLSPDAFKTDLLSVVPTYKAKLRAFFHAWNPYDCSRHVYIKPNGFTLHRNPVAQSTDGSRGKIGFQHGRHAWEVRWEGPLGTVAVVGIATKDAAIQCHGYYALLGADDQSWGWNLVDNLLLHNGDAHGIYPLLNNAPKYKVGERIRVILDCDDNTLSFEKNYEFLGVAFTGEFLT